A genomic region of Kribbella sp. NBC_00382 contains the following coding sequences:
- a CDS encoding LuxR C-terminal-related transcriptional regulator, protein MTTLQNDPLAPENRPHPNPPHLRAITHNPPHPPQPTPHRHEPPDPRALHPSAFHRGDPEPRDLYPDEQQSGALRTGELEARGLHAGDPPPRDPPPRDTLTREAFAREAYAREARSRDPLARDLVAREGPGREPLGRDVSARDVVAREPLGPDMAAREPLGPDVAGPESLGRDVRAREALARVGRGAHREISHDDLQLLRLLATGLPMDSVARRLDLSERTVRRRTRAACDRLGFGTAVEAIVWAARRGLL, encoded by the coding sequence ATGACCACCCTCCAGAACGACCCCCTGGCCCCGGAGAACCGCCCTCACCCCAATCCACCCCACCTCCGAGCCATCACCCACAACCCACCCCACCCTCCCCAACCCACCCCCCACCGCCACGAACCCCCCGACCCTCGCGCCCTGCACCCGAGCGCCTTCCACCGTGGTGATCCAGAGCCCCGCGACCTGTACCCCGACGAGCAACAGTCCGGCGCCCTGCGCACCGGTGAGCTGGAGGCCCGCGGTCTCCACGCGGGGGATCCGCCGCCTCGGGATCCGCCGCCTCGGGACACGCTGACGCGGGAGGCGTTTGCTCGGGAGGCTTATGCGCGTGAGGCGCGCTCACGTGATCCGCTCGCTCGGGACCTGGTGGCCCGGGAGGGGCCGGGGCGTGAGCCGCTCGGGCGGGACGTGAGCGCCCGGGACGTGGTAGCGCGCGAGCCGCTTGGACCGGACATGGCAGCGCGCGAGCCGCTTGGACCGGACGTGGCGGGGCCTGAGTCGTTGGGGCGGGATGTGCGAGCTCGGGAAGCGTTGGCTCGGGTTGGGCGGGGGGCGCATCGCGAGATCAGCCACGACGACCTGCAACTCCTGCGACTCCTCGCGACCGGTCTCCCGATGGACTCCGTTGCCCGTCGTCTCGACCTGTCCGAACGCACCGTACGCCGGCGCACTCGCGCCGCCTGTGACCGTCTCGGCTTCGGCACCGCCGTAGAAGCCATCGTCTGGGCCGCCCGCCGCGGCCTCCTCTAA
- a CDS encoding family 78 glycoside hydrolase catalytic domain, with amino-acid sequence MSLRLRIGSLLAAAVLVTPLLPATAAPPPAAAPTAAANPAAGPTTVTGLRTNSLTNPLGIAPGAPRLSWQLDGTRRGTAQTKYEVHVASTAGKTADPDIWNSGVVTSDRSVDVPYAGPALTPYTQYFWQVRVWDDTGTPSAWSTVATFETANLKPEDWQGDWIGADNQPGAEWTDYTIDADVTLTKDALGFFFRGRGGNGYMWQLNQENDARPTLRPHLKQSTGYTLLGEIPLTGVNLKQRNHLKITIAGHTITTWINNTQVDQRDRSDHDAPGLVGFRTNGVEAGVVHTLKVTNAAGKTLIDTAFAKGDQTFPDGTVLATGGLEVKGNTDLWLPGKAVPVFRKSITLPKKVAKARMYAAAQGIYELSLNGQKVGDQHLAPGWTDYAHRIQSQSYDVTKLVAKGSNTIGAEVANGWFAGNVAMFGSNKYGSQTALSAQLRVTYTDGTTDVFATDPTWETAPGAVQAADLLNGETYDARKTPTDWTPVQVRPSATSKLAQQTDQPVRVTGELAAKAIASPTPGVYLYDLGQNMVGVGKFQLTGTPGQTVKIRYGEVLNPDGTLYTDNLRSAKATDRYTFATSGPETYQPRFTFHGFRYVELSGLPTAPPASAVTGVVMGTDGAKTSSFITNSALVNKLHSNIVWGQRGNFLSIPTDTPARDERMGWTGDINVFARTAVYNLDSQAFLTKWLQDLRDSQAANGAYASVAPTVPNSFDGGLGNAGWADAGVNVPWTIWQAYGDTSVISQHYDSMRRYVDYLVASSNGLIRGGGDYGDWLNLDDPTPGDLIGTSFIAKGSRQLSQMAAAIGNTADAAKYQKVYEDTKAAFQSRFVAADGTVGTDSQTGYILAFTNDLVPTDKITAAGDHFANTILRRDTHLSTGFLGVDGLLPVLTKIGRSDLAYKLLQNTSYPSWGYEIGKGATTVWERWNSINPDGTFNDVGMNSFNHYAYGAVGEWMYRTLAGVSAAEPGYRKALIAPTPGNGIDSSDYKYQTPYGEIASRWKGTTEYGLTLDVTVPANTTATVRIPAPNVGAVTESGNPLAGADHVSNVVDEGSTVAMTVASGTYRFVVEPAPIRLSATGTPAAGEPGTTATVSAVVKNRSTAPVTGKLEVTVPEGWTAPTTEPVTLPPGTQTTITARIAVPLAVNAGPVAFGVKFLDAVAPSIGFTVNESLEPANAIDYVDLGLMASESAHSLTAAPSSGTTVEAGRTRRYAGMFVPGAWFEFNLGIKANQPFVMRLVETYDKAQTKDYEVLVNGKVVKHRVISSPGAGLQTYQFVVDDPTLLTNPTVRVRIQHNATASGYDPSIADVWSLPKP; translated from the coding sequence ATGTCTCTCCGTTTACGCATCGGCAGCCTGCTGGCAGCCGCCGTCCTGGTGACCCCGCTCCTACCTGCCACAGCCGCCCCACCGCCGGCAGCCGCCCCAACCGCCGCAGCCAACCCAGCCGCCGGGCCCACCACCGTGACCGGCCTGCGGACCAACAGCCTCACCAATCCGCTCGGTATCGCCCCAGGCGCGCCCCGGCTGAGCTGGCAGCTCGACGGCACCCGCCGCGGCACCGCCCAGACGAAGTACGAGGTGCACGTTGCCTCCACCGCCGGCAAGACCGCAGACCCCGACATCTGGAACAGCGGCGTCGTCACCTCCGACCGCTCGGTCGACGTCCCGTACGCCGGCCCAGCCCTGACCCCGTACACCCAGTACTTCTGGCAGGTCCGCGTCTGGGACGACACCGGCACCCCATCCGCCTGGTCCACGGTCGCTACCTTCGAGACAGCGAACCTGAAGCCCGAGGACTGGCAAGGCGACTGGATCGGCGCCGACAACCAGCCCGGCGCGGAGTGGACCGACTACACGATCGACGCCGACGTCACCCTCACCAAGGACGCGCTCGGCTTCTTCTTCCGCGGCCGTGGTGGCAACGGCTACATGTGGCAGCTCAACCAGGAGAACGACGCCCGCCCGACCCTCCGCCCCCACCTGAAGCAGTCCACCGGCTACACCCTCCTCGGTGAGATCCCGCTGACCGGCGTCAACCTCAAGCAGCGCAACCACCTCAAGATCACCATCGCCGGACACACGATCACCACCTGGATCAACAACACCCAGGTCGACCAACGAGACCGCTCCGACCACGACGCCCCCGGCCTCGTCGGCTTCCGCACCAACGGCGTCGAGGCAGGCGTCGTCCACACCCTCAAGGTCACCAACGCCGCAGGCAAGACCCTCATCGACACGGCCTTCGCCAAGGGCGACCAGACCTTCCCCGACGGCACCGTCCTCGCCACCGGCGGCCTTGAGGTCAAAGGCAACACCGACCTCTGGCTCCCCGGCAAGGCTGTCCCCGTCTTCCGCAAGAGCATCACCTTGCCCAAGAAGGTCGCCAAGGCCCGGATGTACGCCGCCGCGCAGGGCATCTACGAGCTGAGCCTCAACGGCCAGAAGGTCGGCGACCAGCACCTCGCCCCCGGCTGGACCGACTACGCGCATCGCATCCAGTCCCAGAGCTACGACGTCACCAAGCTCGTCGCCAAGGGCAGCAACACGATCGGCGCCGAGGTGGCCAACGGCTGGTTCGCCGGCAACGTAGCGATGTTCGGCTCCAACAAGTACGGCAGCCAGACGGCCCTCTCCGCCCAACTCCGCGTCACATACACCGATGGCACGACCGACGTCTTCGCCACCGACCCGACCTGGGAGACGGCGCCAGGCGCAGTACAGGCTGCTGATCTGCTCAACGGCGAGACTTACGACGCGCGCAAGACCCCGACCGACTGGACTCCGGTCCAGGTCAGGCCGAGCGCGACGTCGAAACTGGCTCAGCAAACCGACCAGCCCGTCCGGGTCACCGGAGAGCTCGCAGCCAAGGCGATCGCGTCACCTACGCCCGGCGTCTACCTCTACGACCTCGGCCAGAACATGGTCGGCGTCGGCAAGTTCCAGCTGACCGGTACCCCCGGACAGACCGTCAAGATCCGGTACGGCGAAGTCCTCAACCCCGACGGCACCCTCTACACCGACAACCTGCGCAGCGCGAAGGCCACCGACCGCTACACGTTCGCCACCAGCGGCCCGGAGACGTACCAGCCGAGATTCACCTTCCACGGCTTCCGGTACGTCGAACTGAGCGGCCTCCCCACCGCCCCACCGGCCAGCGCCGTCACCGGCGTCGTGATGGGCACCGATGGAGCCAAGACCAGCAGCTTCATCACCAACTCCGCCCTGGTGAACAAGCTGCACAGCAACATCGTCTGGGGCCAACGCGGCAACTTCCTCTCGATCCCGACCGACACCCCGGCTCGCGACGAGCGGATGGGCTGGACGGGTGACATCAACGTGTTCGCCCGGACGGCCGTCTACAACCTGGATTCGCAGGCCTTCCTCACCAAGTGGCTGCAGGACCTCCGCGACAGCCAGGCCGCGAACGGCGCCTACGCAAGCGTTGCACCGACCGTGCCCAACTCGTTCGACGGCGGTCTGGGCAACGCAGGCTGGGCCGATGCGGGCGTCAACGTCCCGTGGACGATCTGGCAGGCGTACGGCGACACGTCCGTCATCAGCCAGCACTACGACTCGATGCGCCGGTATGTCGACTACCTGGTCGCCAGCTCCAATGGCCTCATCCGTGGTGGCGGTGACTATGGCGACTGGCTGAACCTCGACGACCCGACCCCAGGCGACCTGATCGGTACCTCCTTCATCGCCAAGGGTTCTCGCCAGTTGAGCCAGATGGCGGCCGCGATCGGCAACACGGCCGACGCAGCGAAGTACCAGAAGGTCTATGAAGACACCAAAGCCGCCTTCCAGTCGCGGTTCGTCGCGGCCGACGGCACGGTGGGCACGGACAGCCAGACGGGGTACATCCTCGCCTTCACCAACGACCTGGTCCCGACCGACAAGATCACCGCGGCCGGCGATCACTTCGCCAACACGATCCTCCGGCGCGACACCCATCTGTCGACCGGCTTCCTCGGTGTCGACGGACTGCTGCCGGTGCTCACCAAGATCGGCCGCTCCGACCTTGCGTACAAGCTGTTGCAGAACACCTCGTACCCGTCCTGGGGTTACGAGATCGGCAAGGGCGCCACGACGGTCTGGGAGCGCTGGAACTCGATCAACCCGGACGGCACCTTCAACGACGTCGGGATGAACTCCTTCAACCACTACGCGTACGGCGCAGTCGGCGAGTGGATGTACCGCACGCTGGCCGGCGTCTCGGCCGCCGAACCGGGCTATCGCAAGGCGCTGATCGCACCGACGCCAGGCAATGGCATCGACTCGTCCGACTACAAGTACCAGACCCCGTACGGCGAGATCGCCAGCCGCTGGAAGGGAACGACCGAATACGGCCTGACGCTCGACGTGACCGTGCCCGCCAACACGACGGCGACCGTACGGATCCCCGCACCGAACGTCGGAGCGGTCACCGAGAGCGGCAACCCGCTGGCCGGTGCGGACCACGTGAGCAACGTGGTCGATGAGGGCTCGACCGTCGCGATGACGGTTGCCTCAGGCACCTACCGGTTCGTGGTCGAGCCGGCGCCGATCCGGCTCAGCGCGACCGGTACGCCGGCCGCGGGCGAGCCCGGTACGACCGCCACTGTTTCGGCCGTCGTTAAGAACCGTTCGACCGCCCCGGTCACCGGCAAGCTCGAGGTGACCGTGCCTGAGGGCTGGACCGCGCCGACGACCGAGCCCGTGACCCTGCCACCAGGCACGCAGACCACGATCACGGCACGTATCGCGGTACCGCTCGCGGTGAATGCAGGCCCGGTGGCGTTCGGGGTGAAGTTCCTCGACGCCGTCGCACCGTCGATCGGCTTCACCGTGAACGAGTCGCTGGAGCCGGCCAACGCCATCGACTACGTGGATCTCGGATTGATGGCGTCCGAGTCGGCGCACTCGCTCACGGCCGCGCCGTCGTCGGGGACCACCGTGGAAGCCGGCAGGACGCGAAGGTACGCCGGGATGTTCGTGCCGGGCGCCTGGTTCGAGTTCAACCTCGGCATCAAGGCCAACCAACCGTTCGTGATGCGGCTGGTGGAGACCTACGACAAGGCGCAGACCAAGGACTACGAGGTCCTTGTCAACGGCAAGGTGGTCAAGCACCGGGTGATCAGCAGCCCGGGCGCCGGACTGCAGACGTACCAGTTCGTGGTCGACGACCCGACGCTGCTCACCAATCCGACCGTCCGGGTCAGGATCCAGCACAACGCGACCGCCTCGGGCTACGACCCGTCGATCGCGGACGTCTGGTCGCTGCCGAAACCCTGA
- the ilvA gene encoding threonine ammonia-lyase IlvA, which yields MQASHAVASSMVDAEQIEAAVERLDGIAVRTPLQRNPRLSARTGADVWLKREDLQIGRSYKLRGAYNLIAQLEDAAKKAGVVCASAGNHGQGLAYSCNTLDVHGRVYVPRTTPRQKRDRIAALGGSQVEVIVTGDTYDDAAAAALAEATATGATLVPAFDDPRTVAGQGTVAIEILEQLGQAPDVLVVPVGGGGLIAGVATWLAQRHPGVRVVGVEPGGAASMAAALAAGSPVTLPQLDSFVDGAAVRRVGDVTLPLVAAAGVEMVSVPEGLVCSEMLELYQTDGLIAEPAGALSAAALGNGVEVKPGQTVVCLLSGGNNDVSRYGEILERSLVHKGLKHYFLVTFPQEPGALRQFLDGVLGPDDDITLFEYVKRNNRETGVALVGIEIGRPTDLTGLLDRMEAAPLDIERIKPDSAEFRYLI from the coding sequence ATGCAGGCGAGTCATGCAGTTGCTTCAAGCATGGTTGATGCGGAGCAGATCGAGGCCGCGGTCGAGCGGCTGGACGGGATCGCGGTCCGTACTCCGCTGCAGCGCAACCCGCGACTCTCCGCACGCACCGGCGCCGACGTCTGGCTGAAGCGCGAAGACCTGCAGATCGGCCGTTCCTACAAGCTCCGCGGCGCCTACAACCTGATCGCCCAGCTCGAGGACGCGGCGAAGAAGGCCGGCGTGGTCTGCGCGAGCGCCGGCAACCACGGCCAGGGCCTGGCTTATTCGTGCAACACCCTCGACGTCCACGGCCGCGTCTACGTTCCCCGTACTACGCCACGCCAGAAGCGGGACAGGATCGCGGCACTCGGCGGTTCGCAGGTCGAGGTGATCGTGACCGGCGACACCTATGACGATGCGGCCGCAGCCGCTCTGGCCGAGGCAACTGCCACCGGCGCGACGCTGGTCCCCGCCTTCGACGACCCCAGAACCGTTGCAGGACAGGGCACGGTCGCCATCGAGATCCTTGAGCAACTCGGCCAGGCGCCCGACGTACTGGTCGTGCCCGTCGGCGGTGGAGGGCTGATCGCGGGTGTGGCGACCTGGCTCGCGCAGCGGCATCCCGGCGTACGGGTTGTCGGGGTGGAGCCGGGTGGCGCGGCGAGTATGGCTGCTGCGTTGGCTGCCGGCTCGCCTGTGACGCTGCCGCAGCTGGATAGCTTTGTGGATGGCGCTGCGGTACGCCGGGTCGGTGACGTGACCCTCCCATTGGTTGCGGCCGCTGGGGTGGAGATGGTGTCGGTGCCCGAGGGGCTGGTCTGCTCGGAGATGTTGGAGCTGTACCAAACGGACGGGCTGATCGCCGAGCCCGCCGGCGCCTTGTCGGCGGCGGCTCTGGGCAACGGGGTCGAGGTCAAGCCGGGCCAGACTGTCGTGTGCCTGCTGTCCGGTGGAAACAACGATGTCAGCCGGTACGGCGAGATCCTCGAGCGATCCCTTGTCCACAAGGGACTCAAGCACTACTTCCTGGTGACGTTTCCCCAGGAGCCGGGTGCCTTGCGGCAGTTCCTGGACGGCGTTCTCGGGCCTGATGACGACATCACGCTCTTCGAGTACGTGAAGCGCAACAACCGGGAGACCGGTGTCGCCCTCGTCGGCATCGAGATCGGCCGCCCCACTGACCTCACCGGTCTGCTCGACCGGATGGAGGCGGCCCCTCTCGACATCGAACGCATCAAGCCCGATTCGGCCGAGTTCCGCTACCTGATCTAG
- a CDS encoding acetylxylan esterase — MLSFEMSSEELLAYQGTNPRPADFDEFWEKSLAELAATDPETEFAPATDFPLPFATAEHLYFTGTGGYRVHAKVLRPHNPEGPAVLMFHGYGGEQPNWVDLLPYAARGFTVAALDVREQVAYRSESQQPNSFSLRNHLVEGLDGGPESLLYRHVFLDTRRLVDIVSALPGVDAARIGTTGWSQGGGLSLVAAALTPTVKYTAAVFPFLADYQRAWELNLDKGPYNEITTWFKKRDPRHLREQEVFTTLGYIDLQHLAARIQAEVTLYSGLEDQTCPPSTQYAVYNKLTSPKQHRTYPDLGHDDLPGAHDEIFQLLSQKL, encoded by the coding sequence GTGCTGTCGTTCGAGATGTCGTCCGAGGAACTGCTCGCCTACCAGGGGACCAATCCCCGGCCGGCCGATTTCGACGAGTTCTGGGAGAAGTCGCTGGCCGAGCTCGCGGCGACCGACCCGGAGACCGAGTTCGCCCCGGCGACCGACTTCCCGCTGCCGTTCGCGACGGCCGAGCACCTCTACTTCACCGGCACCGGCGGCTACCGCGTGCACGCCAAGGTGCTCCGCCCGCACAACCCAGAGGGCCCCGCGGTACTGATGTTCCACGGGTACGGCGGTGAGCAGCCGAACTGGGTCGACCTGCTCCCGTACGCCGCCCGCGGGTTCACCGTCGCGGCTCTGGACGTACGGGAGCAAGTCGCGTACCGGAGCGAGTCGCAGCAGCCCAACAGCTTCTCGCTACGCAACCACCTCGTCGAGGGCCTGGACGGCGGCCCAGAGTCGTTGCTGTACCGGCACGTCTTCCTGGACACCCGCCGGCTCGTCGACATCGTCAGCGCCCTGCCCGGGGTCGACGCCGCACGGATCGGTACGACCGGCTGGAGCCAGGGCGGCGGCCTCAGCCTGGTCGCCGCGGCGCTGACGCCGACCGTCAAGTACACGGCGGCCGTGTTCCCTTTCCTGGCCGACTACCAGCGCGCGTGGGAACTCAACCTCGACAAGGGCCCGTACAACGAGATCACCACCTGGTTCAAGAAGCGCGACCCCAGGCACCTGCGCGAGCAGGAGGTGTTCACGACGCTCGGCTACATCGACCTACAGCACCTGGCAGCCCGGATCCAGGCCGAAGTTACGCTCTACTCCGGCCTGGAGGACCAGACCTGCCCACCGTCGACGCAGTACGCGGTCTACAACAAGCTCACCAGCCCGAAGCAGCACCGCACCTATCCGGACCTCGGCCACGACGACCTCCCGGGCGCCCACGACGAGATCTTCCAGCTGCTGAGCCAGAAGCTCTGA
- a CDS encoding LCP family protein produces the protein MTRSTRAAGRRSAPRANRSRQRAQRAYRSRTVSKALGLTLVSALIPGLGFVLGGRKKLGAFVITLYAGLLLLAAYVALTQRGAIVDLAVNPSRLLLATGGVLVMGLIWICIVVSSHKLLRPISLTSVGRFTGSAFVGLLCFGIAVPTTFAAQTVMAQRDLVGSVFKSEKDSKSATRPNVDKKDPWAKKPRLNIVLLGADDGVGREGTRTDTVIVASIDTKTGDTALISLSRNWMRMPFPEDSPLHEKFPDGYYDPSGPAEQPEYYLDSMYDNIPKKYPGLLGATDNMGADVLKLSAGAALGLDIDYYMQVNLKGFEQIIDALGGITVNINYKVPIGGDYGAGPGSNTARKPSGYLQPGPNQKLNGHDALWFARGRYGLSDPSRQERQRCTIHALVNSASPAALVTSYNQIAAAGKQLLRTDIPGDILGDFIELGLKVKNANVTNVDLDKSKNFPTGQNPDYEAMRELVQKAIQPKTKPVASTPSGKPSSSTTKKPGKKTTTVKPPAGEPQNLADACAYDPTQTGN, from the coding sequence ATGACGCGGAGTACTCGCGCAGCTGGACGCAGGTCCGCGCCTCGCGCCAACCGGTCCCGGCAACGCGCCCAGCGCGCCTACCGCAGCCGGACCGTCTCCAAGGCCCTCGGCCTGACCCTGGTCAGTGCTCTGATCCCCGGCCTCGGTTTCGTCCTGGGCGGCCGTAAGAAGCTCGGTGCGTTCGTGATCACCCTGTACGCCGGCCTGCTGCTGCTCGCCGCGTACGTGGCCCTCACCCAGCGTGGCGCCATCGTCGACCTCGCCGTCAACCCGAGCCGGCTGCTGCTGGCCACCGGCGGCGTCCTGGTGATGGGCTTGATCTGGATCTGCATCGTCGTCTCGTCCCACAAGCTGCTCCGCCCGATCAGCCTGACCTCGGTCGGCCGGTTCACCGGTTCAGCCTTCGTGGGCCTGCTCTGTTTCGGTATCGCCGTCCCGACCACCTTCGCCGCGCAGACCGTGATGGCCCAGCGCGACCTGGTCGGCAGCGTCTTCAAGTCCGAGAAGGACTCCAAGAGCGCCACCCGGCCGAACGTCGACAAGAAGGACCCGTGGGCCAAGAAGCCCCGGCTCAACATCGTCCTGCTCGGCGCCGACGACGGCGTCGGCCGCGAAGGCACCCGGACCGACACGGTGATCGTCGCCAGTATCGACACCAAGACCGGTGACACCGCGCTGATCTCGCTCAGCCGGAACTGGATGCGGATGCCGTTCCCCGAGGACTCCCCGCTGCACGAGAAGTTCCCCGACGGGTACTACGACCCGAGCGGCCCGGCCGAGCAGCCGGAGTACTACCTGGACTCGATGTACGACAACATCCCGAAGAAGTACCCGGGCCTGCTGGGCGCGACCGACAACATGGGCGCGGACGTGCTCAAGCTGTCGGCCGGCGCGGCCCTCGGTCTCGACATCGACTACTACATGCAGGTCAACCTCAAGGGCTTCGAGCAGATCATCGACGCCCTCGGCGGGATCACCGTCAACATCAACTACAAGGTGCCGATCGGCGGCGACTACGGCGCCGGCCCGGGTTCGAACACGGCCCGCAAGCCGTCCGGCTACCTGCAGCCCGGCCCCAACCAGAAGCTCAACGGCCACGACGCCCTCTGGTTCGCCCGCGGCCGGTACGGCCTGAGCGACCCGTCCCGGCAGGAGCGGCAGCGCTGCACGATCCACGCCTTGGTGAACAGCGCGAGCCCGGCCGCCCTGGTGACGAGCTACAACCAGATCGCCGCCGCCGGCAAGCAGCTGCTGCGCACCGACATCCCGGGCGACATCCTGGGAGACTTCATCGAGCTCGGCCTCAAGGTGAAGAACGCCAACGTCACCAACGTCGACCTGGACAAGTCGAAGAACTTCCCGACCGGCCAGAACCCGGACTACGAGGCGATGCGCGAGCTGGTCCAGAAGGCGATTCAGCCGAAGACCAAGCCGGTCGCCTCGACCCCGTCCGGCAAGCCGTCTTCCTCGACGACGAAGAAGCCGGGCAAGAAGACGACGACCGTGAAGCCCCCGGCCGGCGAGCCGCAGAACCTCGCCGACGCCTGCGCCTACGACCCCACCCAGACCGGCAACTGA
- a CDS encoding LLM class flavin-dependent oxidoreductase has product MKIGVMLPVGGNDGPTGEMPTWADTKAMAVAADEAGLDSVWLADHYFYKAPDETIYGMHESWTLLSAVAAVTSRVELGNMVLCSSFRDPGLTAKMAATLDLVSDGRLILGVGAGWHDPEYEAFGLPTDHRVGRFEEWLEIVARLLRHETVTFDGTYHRVKDLALQPPPLRQIPLLVAARRPRMLDLTAKWADQWNTAWFGEADDTVKSRLDDMRSAIAATDRPADAVELTVGITVTDPNQPSVAEPEANTLKGSIEDLAQSFKHYESLGVTHLIAGTEPMTPRSAERLAEAKHLAFD; this is encoded by the coding sequence ATGAAAATCGGAGTGATGCTGCCGGTCGGTGGGAACGACGGTCCGACCGGAGAGATGCCGACCTGGGCGGACACGAAGGCGATGGCGGTGGCGGCCGACGAGGCCGGGCTGGACTCGGTGTGGCTGGCCGATCACTACTTCTACAAGGCGCCTGACGAGACGATCTACGGGATGCACGAGTCGTGGACGCTGCTGAGTGCGGTCGCCGCGGTGACCTCGCGGGTGGAGCTGGGGAACATGGTGCTCTGCTCGTCGTTCCGGGATCCGGGGCTGACGGCCAAGATGGCGGCGACGCTTGACCTGGTGTCGGACGGGCGGTTGATCCTTGGCGTCGGGGCTGGTTGGCACGATCCGGAGTACGAGGCCTTCGGCCTGCCGACCGACCATCGGGTGGGCCGGTTCGAGGAATGGCTGGAGATCGTCGCCCGGTTGCTGCGGCACGAGACGGTGACGTTCGACGGTACGTACCACCGGGTGAAAGACCTGGCTTTGCAGCCGCCACCCTTGCGCCAGATCCCTCTTCTGGTCGCAGCCCGCAGACCCCGCATGCTCGACCTCACCGCCAAGTGGGCCGACCAGTGGAACACCGCCTGGTTCGGCGAGGCCGACGACACGGTCAAGTCCCGCCTCGACGACATGAGGTCCGCCATCGCCGCCACCGACCGCCCAGCCGATGCTGTCGAACTCACCGTCGGCATCACCGTCACAGACCCCAACCAGCCCTCCGTAGCCGAGCCTGAGGCGAACACCCTCAAGGGCTCAATCGAAGACCTAGCCCAATCCTTCAAGCACTACGAGTCCCTGGGCGTAACCCACCTGATCGCCGGTACAGAACCCATGACACCACGCTCCGCCGAACGCCTAGCCGAAGCCAAACACCTAGCCTTCGACTAA